One Spiroplasma endosymbiont of Dioctria linearis DNA segment encodes these proteins:
- a CDS encoding ABC transporter ATP-binding protein: MINYAIEMEDISMIFNKKVIANENINFKVEKGEIHCLVGENGAGKSTLMSILFGIYQPTKGTIKINGKEEIITSPIKATKLGIGMVHQHFKMIDILPVWKNIALGAEDVIGWEFINKKTVIQKTVELMHKYNLEVDLNKKVQNISVGMKQRVEILKILYRDADILVFDEPTAVLTPTEIDGLLDVMLEFKKMGKTIIFITHKFAEIEKVADKATVIRKGKYIGTYDVKKIGIKDISKAMVGRSLVEVKNNSTSKIGETVIKFENINVKKHSNNKVIGLKNFNLELKEGEIVAIAGVEGNGQNEIAAVLSGLTKPVSGKIFYRGEDITKSSVSKRYLKNKMSFIPEDRHEHGLVLDANIINNTTLQDISTSKYSKWGFVNFAKVQNHTQKIIKDYDVRNSDSGFRVVRDLSGGNQQKVIIGRELSRENDFIIIFQPTRGLDVGSIEFIHQQILKAKEDRKAILLISYELSEVMQLADQIVVLNSGNIIGKLSKKEATKEKIGQLMTSNLEGVSVNV, translated from the coding sequence ATGATTAATTATGCAATTGAAATGGAAGATATATCAATGATTTTTAATAAAAAAGTTATTGCAAATGAAAATATTAATTTTAAAGTTGAAAAGGGAGAAATACATTGTTTAGTTGGTGAAAATGGTGCTGGTAAATCGACACTAATGTCAATTCTATTTGGGATATACCAACCTACAAAGGGCACTATAAAAATAAATGGTAAAGAAGAAATAATTACTTCTCCAATAAAGGCTACAAAATTAGGAATAGGAATGGTTCATCAGCATTTTAAAATGATTGATATTTTACCTGTTTGGAAAAATATAGCTTTAGGTGCTGAAGATGTAATAGGTTGAGAATTTATTAATAAAAAAACAGTTATTCAAAAAACAGTGGAATTAATGCATAAGTATAATTTAGAAGTAGATTTAAATAAAAAAGTTCAAAATATATCTGTAGGTATGAAACAAAGAGTTGAAATATTAAAAATTCTATATAGAGATGCAGATATTCTTGTTTTTGATGAGCCTACTGCTGTGTTAACTCCAACAGAGATTGATGGATTATTAGATGTTATGTTAGAGTTTAAAAAGATGGGTAAAACAATTATCTTTATAACTCATAAGTTTGCTGAAATAGAAAAAGTAGCTGATAAAGCAACTGTTATAAGAAAGGGAAAATATATTGGTACTTATGATGTTAAAAAAATAGGTATCAAAGATATTTCAAAAGCAATGGTTGGAAGATCACTTGTTGAAGTTAAAAATAATTCTACTTCTAAAATAGGTGAAACCGTAATTAAATTTGAAAATATTAATGTTAAAAAACATAGTAATAATAAAGTTATAGGTTTGAAAAATTTTAATTTAGAGTTAAAAGAGGGTGAAATAGTTGCCATTGCTGGTGTTGAAGGCAATGGACAAAATGAAATTGCTGCAGTACTTAGCGGTTTAACAAAGCCAGTAAGTGGAAAAATATTTTATAGAGGTGAAGATATTACAAAGTCATCAGTTTCAAAAAGATATTTAAAAAATAAAATGAGTTTTATTCCAGAAGATAGACATGAGCATGGTTTAGTCTTAGATGCAAATATTATAAATAACACAACCTTACAAGATATTTCAACTAGTAAGTATAGTAAATGGGGATTTGTAAATTTTGCAAAAGTACAAAATCATACTCAAAAAATAATAAAAGACTATGATGTAAGAAACTCAGACTCTGGTTTTAGAGTTGTAAGAGATCTATCTGGAGGTAATCAACAAAAAGTTATTATAGGTAGAGAACTTTCAAGAGAAAATGATTTTATAATTATTTTTCAACCTACAAGAGGATTAGATGTTGGTTCAATTGAATTTATACATCAACAAATATTAAAAGCAAAAGAGGATAGAAAAGCAATATTGTTAATCTCATATGAACTGTCAGAAGTAATGCAATTAGCAGATCAGATTGTTGTTCTTAATTCTGGAAATATCATTGGAAAGTTAAGTAAAAAAGAAGCGACTAAAGAAAAAATTGGTCAATTAATGACTTCTAATTTGGAAGGAGTTAGTGTAAATGTTTAA